The following proteins come from a genomic window of Streptomyces sp. GS7:
- a CDS encoding NAD-dependent epimerase/dehydratase family protein: MTGASGLVGGQVVRALWGAGHEVRALVRRSGDTRQLHALGVPVVHADLRAPATLRPAFEGCETVFHCAAVFTYWDVTREELARANVAGTREVLQAAAAAGVRRVVVTSSSVTCGSSDGPASRDENGMPGEEYLPDYFLTKLEQERTALALGAGLGLEVVAACPTIVVGGPDRRLVPSNALLTRYLADPLRTTYPGGCNIVSVRDVAEGHVLLAEHGTAGERYLLGGENWAWRTIHQTVSELCGTHGPWATATHTGAYVAATLAEIRAVLGARTPSTTRAEARTMGRYYWYRHDKAAVLGYTPRPARQALAEALGWLVTSPHVPDRIRSGLRPHPEVMATRELVPRQLDEQAGALN, translated from the coding sequence GTGACCGGAGCTTCCGGACTTGTCGGTGGCCAGGTGGTGCGGGCCCTGTGGGGCGCCGGCCATGAGGTGCGGGCGCTGGTCCGCCGGAGCGGCGACACGCGGCAACTCCACGCGCTCGGCGTCCCCGTGGTCCACGCGGATCTCCGGGCCCCCGCCACCTTGCGGCCCGCGTTCGAGGGCTGCGAGACGGTGTTCCACTGCGCCGCCGTCTTCACGTACTGGGACGTCACGCGGGAGGAACTGGCCCGGGCCAACGTGGCGGGCACCCGTGAGGTGCTGCAGGCGGCTGCGGCGGCGGGGGTCCGGCGGGTGGTGGTGACCTCGTCGTCGGTCACCTGCGGATCGTCCGACGGCCCGGCGTCCCGCGACGAGAACGGGATGCCGGGCGAGGAGTATCTGCCGGACTACTTCCTCACCAAGCTGGAACAGGAGCGGACAGCGCTCGCTCTGGGCGCCGGACTGGGGCTGGAGGTGGTGGCCGCCTGCCCGACCATCGTGGTCGGCGGGCCCGACCGGCGGCTGGTCCCCAGCAACGCACTGCTCACCCGCTATCTGGCCGATCCGCTGCGCACCACCTACCCGGGCGGATGCAACATCGTCTCCGTCCGCGACGTCGCCGAGGGCCACGTGCTGCTCGCGGAGCACGGAACCGCCGGGGAACGCTATCTGCTGGGCGGTGAGAACTGGGCGTGGCGGACCATCCACCAGACCGTCTCGGAGCTGTGCGGCACTCATGGGCCGTGGGCCACCGCCACGCACACCGGCGCCTACGTGGCGGCGACGCTGGCGGAGATCCGGGCGGTGCTGGGCGCCCGGACCCCGTCGACCACCCGCGCGGAGGCCCGGACGATGGGCCGGTACTACTGGTACCGGCACGACAAGGCCGCCGTTCTGGGGTACACACCGCGGCCCGCGCGCCAGGCGCTCGCCGAGGCGCTCGGCTGGCTGGTGACCAGCCCGCATGTACCGGACCGGATCAGGTCCGGACTGCGGCCGCATCCGGAAGTCATGGCCACGCGGGAACTGGTCCCCCGGCAGCTGGACGAGCAAGCCGGAGCACTCAACTGA